From the genome of Kluyveromyces lactis strain NRRL Y-1140 chromosome F complete sequence:
AACCAATGGTGCATTGGAATAAGTCACTTCGGCTTTTTCATCATGAGCATTACTATTGGTAACTGTGTCAATATTTCTACTGGACGTGAACAAAGAGGAAACGATTTGCGAGTTTAGCTGTAATGGTTGCGTTACCCTAGCTGGTTGTTCTACATTAGAACTGTTATCAAATCTTGATCTCTTAGGTTCTACAGGTGCCTGTGCCGAAGTTGAATTCGAAGAGGAGgcttccaattcttcaaaagttggTGCTCCATCAGATTCTAATGGTCTCTTTTCACCCCTGACCCTCGGTTTACGACCTTCCATCATCATTTTGGCCTTTCTCCTGTCCTTCCATTTACCACCGGTAATTTTACCTCTACTGACTGTTTCACTAGCATCACTAACGTCAGTTGTAAAATTTAACAGCATTccatcatcgtcatcattgAAACTCATCTTTACCTACTTGATGATCGTTGATATGGGCTGCTGAGCGACGTACAGAGACTTTCACTTCATCTAATGTCAGCTCATCGCACAGTTAAGTCCTACTTCCATATTAAAATTTTCTATGCTTGATGTCAAGAAAAAGCAATACAAAGGTAAATACTCACAGAATTGGATAAAATACAGTTAGATTGGCGACTATCAGGATCGTTTGAACTGGACATTTGACACTGTAGTGGTTCGTGCTATGTACAGGTCATGTTATGTGctgaaattgatatctcTTTGGTTTCATTACTGATTCAATTCTACAAACCTTGTCTGAAGTTTAATGTTAAAGCATATTATATACACGTAGAAAGGCAGATGGACAGAGACAAAAGTCGCTTATGACAAATATTAATAAGGTGGTGATGAAATACTCGCCCAGCCGGTATGGAACCAGTTGGAAGGTGATAAACCATCCTTTTACAGACGCTTCtctcttcttgtttcaatgatCACAAGACACGGCTCATCGCATCgattgaaattttgacATTTCGGATGAGAAGGCTCACTCATTAGTACAACTAATGAGTGTTGAACCACTTGTACAACCAACTATTGTCCTGTTTCTATCCAGGTATCTGTAAGAGGGTGTCAGTGGTCTCAAAATGTCTAATGGTTTGTTTGTTACCGATGAGGACGGTGATACTGAGATGAATGGGAACGGTAAACTCGATAAGAAGCTCCAATCATCAGAGATTCTTAAAGAAGACGATCCAGTAGTGAATGAAATACCCATTAATTTAACGGTTGGACCTTGTCCATTGCATGTGTTACAGTTTCCTAACAAACCTAAAAGACTGGCGAAGAATATGGATGAACATCCTCCAATTGCTGGTGTACGCTATAAGGATGAATCAAGCGTTTGGGAGATAGATATCCCATTGAATACACAGGTCTTCTTcgacaaagaaaaagctgCTGAGTCTTGGAACAATGTCGACGTTCAAACTTTGAAAGGTGTGGCTGTAAGCAACGACATGTTGCAATACGCAGGCGTTATGAAACAAGGACAGCTATATTTAATACCAGTAGAGAAAGTTGCCCAAATGAGACCATACTTCCGTTACATCGATTCGCATCAACAGGTTAAGAAGGACGAGGATGCCAAGGCGAAACCTGCGAATCCAACTGCCAAGAAAAACCAGGTAATAACAATGTCAGTGAAGAGTAGCAGCGAAGCGAATCAAAATAGACTAGGAGGTGCATTGCTAGCTCATAAGGTAGCAGACGAAGAGGAATTCAAACCTTTGGAATGGAAGGACGATACTTTCGAATCGTTTGTAGAAGAAGTTACAAGTGAAAAAAGTACTGTACCATTAAAACCAATGGACAACGACGCTGTGTATCTATCAAAACTATTTTAATTAATTATCGTATTTAGTAagtataaatatatattaaaCCGAGAAGGGATCAAATTCTCCTTAATCATACCACATCTTAATCAACTCCTCAGAAACAGCACTAGGTGTCAACCCTCCAAGATCAGTGATCAAAGCTGTGATGTATTCTTGACTTGTAAAGTCGACAGAAGGCCCACTCAATGgttcttcatcgtcttctATACCGTTTTTGCTAAAATCTAATGGATCTCTTTCCATTGGAATATCATCTGACGAAAGAGGGAACATACGTACGAACTTATGCGACTCACTAACCACATAGAATGGTTTCCTTGCATTCTTCGCCAAGACACCGATAGAATACGTTCCTACTAGATTGATAATACCTCCAGATTCAGCAACACCTTCGGCTCCCACAAAGATCTTGTTTACCTTATGGATGATCGTACCAACAGCATTATCTACAATCATTGTCACTGGGATACCCTTCTTTTTAAGTAAATGATACAGTTGCAACCCTTGGCCAGACGGTCTGGATTCAGTGACGATACATCTAAATCTGATTAACTTCTCTGCTGCATGACTTAGTAAAGAGAAAACAGCTCTGGAAAATCCATGCACTAATatgatatcatcatcgGATATGAAATCAATCCCAATCTCAGCAATTCTATCTCTTGATTGTTTAGCTCTACTGACAAATAAATGCCCGTTTTCAATCAAATGCTGTTGACAATTTTCCCAATCACCGTACAAATGTGTGTTCTTCAAGACAAATCTCATAAATATATCACAACCTGCACGTAACGAAATTGAGTTTGGAATAGATGTAGTCAACTCTTCGATAGCTAGCTTTGTCGATTTGATCATCTCTGCAGATGTTTTGGGATTCTTAACTTTCAACATGGTAACTAATGCCTCGATGGCAGCGATAGGCATAGTCATTTCACTgtcttcttccaaaaacttcaaataaGTTTGGGTGATATTAAACTCTTGCATCGTCATTTCGTTTGGTATTTCTCTATTGATCCTGTTTCCTTGCACTGGTATGTATTTAATGTGTCACTGACAGTACCCAAATGGCCACTAACTACCTAGTTTAATTGTCTTTGAACCTCACTTGAACCATTTTGGCTGGTTGGATGAGATGGTTCCATGCTTTCAATAGTGAAAAGTTAAATCCGTAAGTCATGATTTTTGAAATGGGTGATGAGTCTGAAATGTTGTTATTAAACACCGCACAGTGTGCCACTTGGCTCATCATTGGAGGTACTAGTTGAATCCTTACAATTACTACATTCTCGAAATGTCTACTTGTTAATCCTGGAGCCATTGGCTGATATTTAACTACTCTTTATGTAATGTATTATTCGAGTGCTATTAAACtgaatttattgaagaCAATTTCTAACAGTACCGTAAACCTTCGAGACAACCATCAGAAAGACTAGTATAACCAGTGAAGGTTCGATTTCATACCAGATACCCTTACCAAGCTCTGCAAAGTAGCCAATGCAACATACAATGTCGTTTAGGATATTTCTTCGAAGGTATGCCACTAAGCATGATCTGAGTAAAGTCAGAAACATTGGCATCATCGCGCACATCGATGCTGGTAAGACGACAACCACCGAACGAATGTTGTATTACAGTGGGAAGATCAATAGAATAGGTGATGTAGATCAAGGTGATACTATTACAGACTATCTACCGCAGGAAAGATCGAGAGGAATAACGATTCAAAGTGCCGCTATATCGttcaattggaagaaagattatAAGATCAATCTTATCGACACACCTGGCCATGCTGATTTCACATTCGAAGTTATCAGGTCTTTGAAAGTTCTAGATAGCTGTGTCACCATCTTGGATTCTGTAGCAGGGGTGGAGGCTCAGACTGAAAAGGTTTGGAAGCAGTCAAGTGGCTTACCCAAGATCTGTTTCTTAAACAAGATGGATCGAGTCGGTGCTGGGTTTAGCAGGACAGTGAAAGAACTTGTCGTCAAAATGAATACCAGAGCATTACTTATAAATACCCCAATATTTCAAGTAGATCCTGTGACGAATGAGTCAAAGTTCAGTGGTGTGTTGGATTTAATATATGGGAAACAGTTAATCTGGGACACCAATGATCCAGACAAGATAAATGTCACTGATGTCGATGAAAATCATGACTGTTATGAATATTTGGTTAGAGGAAGAGAAGCATTGGTGGAAACTCTTGGTGAGACTGATGAATCTATTGTGGAacattttttcaatgatgcTGATGGAGAGTACCTAAATGTTTCACCAGAAGTGTTGAATGCATCTATCAGGAAAGCCACGATCTCTTTAAGTGCAACGCCAGTTCTTTGTGGTGCATCTTTTAGAAATATCGGTGTGCAGCCTTTGCTCGATGCCATTGCAAACTACCTTCCATCTCCTTCAGAAGCAAGACCTCCAGAATTGAACCACAAGAACGTGCCAATCACGCAAAACCCTTTAACTGGATTGgtattgaacaaaaaccCAAACCTGTGTGTCGCTTTGGCCTTTAAAGTCATTACAGACGCAATTAGAGGTACCATGATCTTTATCAGAGTGTATTCAGGAGTTTTACGTTCTAACCATACTGTCTACAACACCACAACTGGGACCAAATTCAAGATTGG
Proteins encoded in this window:
- a CDS encoding uncharacterized protein (no similarity) translates to MAPGLTSRHFENVVIVRIQLVPPMMSQVAHCAVFNNNISDSSPISKIMTYGFNFSLLKAWNHLIQPAKMVQVRFKDN
- the GCN3 gene encoding translation initiation factor eIF2B subunit alpha (highly similar to uniprot|P14741 Saccharomyces cerevisiae YKR026C GCN3 Alpha subunit of the translation initiation factor eIF2B the guanine-nucleotide exchange factor for eIF2), encoding MQEFNITQTYLKFLEEDSEMTMPIAAIEALVTMLKVKNPKTSAEMIKSTKLAIEELTTSIPNSISLRAGCDIFMRFVLKNTHLYGDWENCQQHLIENGHLFVSRAKQSRDRIAEIGIDFISDDDIILVHGFSRAVFSLLSHAAEKLIRFRCIVTESRPSGQGLQLYHLLKKKGIPVTMIVDNAVGTIIHKVNKIFVGAEGVAESGGIINLVGTYSIGVLAKNARKPFYVVSESHKFVRMFPLSSDDIPMERDPLDFSKNGIEDDEEPLSGPSVDFTSQEYITALITDLGGLTPSAVSEELIKMWYD
- the RPC37 gene encoding DNA-directed RNA polymerase III subunit C37 (similar to uniprot|P36121 Saccharomyces cerevisiae YKR025W RPC37 RNA polymerase III subunit C37), with amino-acid sequence MSNGLFVTDEDGDTEMNGNGKLDKKLQSSEILKEDDPVVNEIPINLTVGPCPLHVLQFPNKPKRLAKNMDEHPPIAGVRYKDESSVWEIDIPLNTQVFFDKEKAAESWNNVDVQTLKGVAVSNDMLQYAGVMKQGQLYLIPVEKVAQMRPYFRYIDSHQQVKKDEDAKAKPANPTAKKNQVITMSVKSSSEANQNRLGGALLAHKVADEEEFKPLEWKDDTFESFVEEVTSEKSTVPLKPMDNDAVYLSKLF